A portion of the Micromonospora vinacea genome contains these proteins:
- a CDS encoding DNA recombination protein RmuC, whose amino-acid sequence MDVSTLLLVIVCLGAGGAVGWLAARSRSAADIARLDATLAATREGEGRLEQSMRALSYEATAQSQEAVARAVAPLHDTLRRYEQRVAELEHDRVDAYAELREQVRSMNAVSGELRTETKQLVAALRAPQVRGRWGEHQLRRIVEAAGMLEHCDFSEQVTAATDQQVVRPDLVVRLHGGRSVVVDAKAPFDAYLTAMEARDERGRDTHLDAHARHLRGHVDALAAKSYWSAFDNSPEFVVLFVPADPFLDVALQRDPTLLEHAFTRNVVLATPATLVALLRTVAYSWRQEALARNALAVHTLARELYGRLSTLGDHVGKLGSSLAGAVTAYNRAVGSLEARVLVSARKLAELGVSDDELATPAQVELTPRQPQAPELADPADEVSAR is encoded by the coding sequence ATGGACGTCTCGACGCTGCTCCTGGTGATCGTGTGCCTCGGTGCCGGCGGGGCGGTGGGCTGGCTCGCGGCCCGGTCCCGGTCGGCGGCCGACATCGCCCGCCTGGATGCCACCCTGGCCGCCACCCGGGAGGGTGAGGGCCGACTGGAGCAGTCCATGCGGGCGTTGAGCTACGAGGCCACCGCGCAGTCCCAGGAGGCGGTGGCCCGGGCGGTCGCGCCGCTGCACGACACCCTGCGCCGCTACGAGCAGCGGGTGGCCGAGCTGGAGCACGACCGCGTCGACGCGTACGCCGAGCTGCGTGAGCAGGTCCGCTCGATGAACGCGGTCTCCGGTGAGCTGCGCACCGAGACCAAGCAGTTGGTGGCGGCGCTGCGCGCACCGCAGGTGCGGGGTCGGTGGGGCGAGCACCAGTTGCGCCGGATCGTCGAGGCGGCCGGCATGCTGGAGCACTGCGACTTCTCCGAGCAGGTCACCGCCGCCACCGACCAGCAGGTCGTCCGACCGGACCTGGTGGTCCGACTGCACGGCGGTCGCTCGGTGGTGGTGGACGCCAAGGCCCCGTTCGACGCGTACCTGACAGCCATGGAGGCCCGCGACGAGCGCGGCCGGGACACCCACCTCGACGCGCACGCGCGGCACCTGCGGGGGCACGTCGACGCACTGGCCGCCAAGTCGTACTGGTCGGCGTTCGACAACTCACCCGAGTTCGTGGTGCTGTTCGTCCCCGCCGACCCGTTCCTCGACGTCGCCCTCCAGCGAGACCCGACGCTGCTGGAGCACGCCTTCACCCGCAACGTGGTGCTCGCCACGCCGGCCACGCTGGTCGCCCTGCTCCGCACTGTCGCCTACTCCTGGCGGCAGGAGGCACTGGCGCGCAACGCGCTCGCTGTGCACACCCTCGCCCGGGAGCTGTACGGCCGGCTCTCCACACTGGGCGACCACGTGGGCAAGCTCGGGTCCTCGCTGGCCGGTGCGGTGACCGCCTACAACCGGGCGGTCGGCTCGTTGGAGGCCCGGGTGCTGGTCAGCGCCCGCAAGCTCGCCGAGTTGGGTGTCTCGGACGACGAGTTGGCCACCCCGGCCCAGGTCGAGTTGACGCCCCGGCAGCCGCAGGCACCCGAGCTGGCCGATCCGGCCGACGAGGTCTCGGCCCGCTAG
- a CDS encoding 4-hydroxy-3-methylbut-2-enyl diphosphate reductase produces the protein MTEAQATHRTGKRVLLAKPRGYCAGVDRAVQTVEEALKLYGAPIYVRKQIVHNKHVVQTLEAQGAIFVEENEEVPEGATVIFSAHGVAPEVYEQAKARSLKAIDATCPLVTKVHHEARRFAAEDYDILLIGHEGHEEVIGTAGEAPAHIQLVDGPDDADKITVRDPEKVVWLSQTTLSVDETLETVARLKQRLPLLQSPPSDDICYATSNRQHVVKEIAAECDVVIVVGSTNSSNSVRLVEVALDAGARAGHLVDFAHEIDDAWLEGATTVGLTSGASVPDDLVQEVLVHLAARGFADVEEITTANERLTFSLPQELRRDMKAAAARG, from the coding sequence GTGACTGAGGCTCAGGCGACTCACCGGACCGGCAAGCGCGTGCTCCTGGCCAAGCCCCGCGGCTACTGCGCGGGTGTCGACCGCGCGGTGCAGACAGTGGAGGAGGCGCTGAAGCTCTACGGCGCCCCGATCTACGTGCGCAAGCAGATCGTGCACAACAAGCACGTGGTGCAGACCCTGGAGGCCCAGGGCGCGATCTTCGTGGAGGAGAACGAGGAGGTGCCGGAGGGCGCCACAGTCATCTTCTCCGCGCACGGCGTGGCGCCGGAGGTCTACGAGCAGGCCAAGGCGCGTTCGCTGAAGGCGATCGACGCGACCTGCCCGCTGGTCACCAAGGTGCACCACGAGGCGCGGCGCTTCGCGGCCGAGGACTACGACATCCTGCTCATCGGCCACGAGGGGCACGAAGAGGTCATCGGCACCGCCGGTGAGGCCCCCGCGCACATCCAGCTGGTGGACGGCCCGGACGACGCCGACAAGATCACCGTACGGGATCCGGAGAAGGTGGTCTGGCTCTCCCAGACCACGCTCTCGGTCGACGAGACGCTGGAGACGGTGGCCCGGCTCAAGCAGCGGCTGCCGCTGTTGCAGTCCCCGCCCAGCGACGACATCTGCTACGCCACCTCCAACCGGCAGCACGTGGTCAAGGAGATCGCCGCCGAGTGTGACGTGGTGATCGTGGTCGGCTCCACGAACTCCTCCAACTCCGTCCGCCTGGTCGAGGTCGCCCTGGACGCCGGCGCCCGCGCCGGTCACCTGGTCGACTTCGCGCACGAGATCGACGACGCCTGGCTGGAGGGGGCCACCACGGTCGGCCTGACCTCGGGCGCGAGCGTCCCGGACGACCTGGTCCAGGAGGTGCTGGTCCACCTCGCCGCGCGCGGCTTCGCCGACGTCGAGGAGATCACCACCGCCAACGAGCGGCTCACGTTCTCGCTGCCGCAGGAGCTGAGGCGGGACATGAAGGCCGCCGCGGCGCGCGGCTGA
- a CDS encoding S8 family serine peptidase → MSRLPNLSRRTSAALFASVLAASAVTVVGGAATAAAAPTTTADTSPATAAETLGAHDAKLLSEARAKKAPTVTLIVATEKGEAGDVADSLTKLGGTVSQRQDRVGFVLAKVPTDRVLKAARLPGVSAVDLDEVIQLPDPAPERTPTGTAGARQATVAAPGETTPADNPYMPTNETGAVAFTAAHPEWDGRGVTIGIMDSGVDLAHPALQQTTTGERKIVDWVTATDPLEDRTWRAMQAEVAGPSFTIAGGTWTAPAGTYRFNLFSESVTAASDARGDVNRDGDTTDTWGVLYDPATNNIWVDANQNRNFTDEPMMRPYKEKYDVGYFGTDNPATAVAERQPFVVEYRKNVDVEPGDGQAGPYYDFVNIGIVESTHGTHVAGITAANDMLGNGAFDGAAPGAKLVSARACSWGGGCTAAALTTGMIDLVANRGVDIVNMSIGGLPGLNDGNNARTNLYNELIETYGVQLVISAGNSGPGLNTVGDPSVASNVVSVAANISKDTWLANYGSVVKKKNALFNFSSRGPREDGGFKPNIAAPGSAISTAPTWQLGAPVPEAGYALPPGYAMLNGTSMASPQTAGAGALLLSAAKATDRGVSPAALRRAMFSSAKPIADVPTYAQGYGMVNVPGAWQLLRQGVETRSYVSDAPVCSPLADQLTIWNGVKFVPNPGRGTGVYNRCTSSEGGHKVGQSKTYPVKLTRTSGPAGTIKHDVTLQGNDGTFKAPKTVALPLNKAVTISVTAKPATEGAHGAIVRIDDPATNVVDFEVSTVVVASNDVKKPTFSYANEGSVDRNGFTSYFVTVPEGAKALQVNLSGIATGSQTRFIAINPLGVPVEATTSTVCYTNFSDVNVCKPQERDYQNPLPGVWEIEVESRRTSPALNNPFKLQARVQGLTVEPALVELPSVEAGEPTPVSWKVTNAFGPVSVSGRSGALTGVRTERPTITEGGPNQEWTVEIPAGTSTFTARIGNPANAGADLDLFVYRGTTEVGRAADGDSEEAVTLNNPPAGTYRVVVEPYGVDGPGTSTAYDYYDAFASASLGTITAPAVAVPLMHGESATITGTVTAVAVPADGRQLSGELAIVTTEGAIVGRGNVSIGAVN, encoded by the coding sequence GTGAGCAGACTCCCCAACCTGAGCAGGCGAACCTCAGCCGCGCTCTTCGCATCGGTCCTGGCGGCCAGCGCCGTGACCGTCGTGGGTGGTGCCGCCACAGCGGCCGCCGCTCCCACGACCACAGCGGACACTTCCCCGGCCACCGCCGCCGAGACGCTGGGCGCCCACGACGCCAAACTGCTCAGCGAAGCCCGCGCGAAGAAGGCCCCGACCGTCACCCTGATCGTCGCCACCGAGAAGGGTGAGGCGGGGGACGTCGCCGACAGCCTCACCAAGCTCGGCGGCACTGTCAGTCAGCGACAGGACCGGGTCGGCTTCGTGCTGGCCAAGGTCCCGACCGACCGGGTCCTCAAGGCGGCGCGGCTGCCCGGTGTCTCCGCCGTCGACCTGGACGAGGTCATCCAACTGCCGGACCCGGCCCCGGAGCGCACGCCCACCGGCACCGCTGGCGCGCGGCAGGCCACCGTCGCGGCGCCGGGAGAGACCACCCCGGCCGACAACCCCTACATGCCGACGAACGAGACCGGCGCTGTGGCATTCACCGCGGCCCACCCGGAGTGGGACGGCCGGGGCGTCACGATCGGCATCATGGACTCCGGTGTGGACCTTGCCCACCCGGCGTTGCAGCAGACCACCACCGGCGAGCGCAAGATCGTCGACTGGGTCACCGCGACCGACCCGCTGGAGGACAGGACGTGGCGGGCGATGCAGGCCGAGGTCGCCGGGCCGTCGTTCACCATCGCGGGCGGCACCTGGACGGCGCCGGCAGGCACGTACCGGTTCAACCTGTTCAGCGAGTCCGTCACCGCCGCGAGCGACGCCCGGGGTGACGTCAACCGCGACGGCGACACGACCGACACCTGGGGGGTGCTCTACGACCCGGCCACCAACAACATCTGGGTGGACGCCAACCAGAACCGCAACTTCACCGACGAGCCGATGATGCGGCCGTACAAGGAGAAGTACGACGTCGGATACTTCGGAACCGACAACCCGGCGACCGCCGTCGCCGAGCGGCAGCCGTTCGTCGTCGAGTACCGCAAGAACGTCGACGTCGAACCGGGTGACGGGCAGGCCGGCCCCTACTACGACTTCGTCAACATCGGCATCGTCGAGAGCACCCACGGCACCCACGTCGCCGGCATCACCGCCGCCAACGACATGCTCGGCAACGGGGCCTTCGACGGTGCCGCGCCCGGTGCCAAGCTGGTCTCCGCCCGCGCCTGCTCCTGGGGTGGCGGCTGCACCGCTGCGGCCCTCACCACCGGCATGATCGATCTGGTGGCCAACCGTGGCGTCGACATCGTCAACATGTCGATCGGTGGCCTTCCGGGCCTGAACGACGGCAACAACGCGCGGACGAACCTCTACAACGAACTGATCGAGACGTACGGCGTGCAGTTGGTCATCTCGGCCGGCAACTCCGGCCCGGGTCTCAACACCGTCGGCGACCCGTCGGTGGCCAGCAACGTGGTCAGCGTTGCCGCCAACATCAGCAAGGACACCTGGCTGGCCAACTACGGCTCGGTCGTCAAGAAGAAGAACGCCCTGTTCAACTTCTCCTCCCGTGGCCCGCGTGAGGACGGCGGCTTCAAGCCGAACATCGCCGCCCCCGGCTCGGCCATCTCCACCGCACCGACCTGGCAGCTCGGCGCCCCGGTGCCCGAGGCCGGATACGCGCTGCCCCCGGGCTACGCGATGCTCAACGGCACCTCGATGGCGTCCCCGCAGACCGCCGGCGCCGGCGCGTTGCTGCTCTCGGCCGCCAAGGCCACCGACCGGGGCGTCAGCCCGGCGGCGCTGCGGCGCGCGATGTTCAGCTCGGCCAAGCCGATCGCGGACGTGCCGACGTACGCGCAGGGCTACGGCATGGTCAACGTGCCGGGCGCCTGGCAGCTGCTGCGCCAGGGCGTCGAAACCCGGTCGTACGTCTCCGACGCGCCGGTCTGCAGCCCGCTGGCGGACCAGCTGACCATCTGGAACGGTGTGAAGTTCGTGCCGAACCCTGGTCGGGGCACCGGCGTCTACAACCGCTGCACCTCGTCCGAGGGCGGCCACAAGGTCGGCCAGAGCAAGACCTACCCGGTCAAGCTGACCCGCACCAGCGGGCCGGCCGGCACCATCAAGCACGACGTCACGCTCCAGGGCAACGACGGCACCTTCAAGGCACCGAAGACCGTCGCGTTGCCGCTCAACAAGGCCGTCACCATCAGCGTCACCGCCAAGCCGGCCACCGAGGGCGCGCACGGCGCGATCGTGCGGATCGACGATCCGGCCACCAACGTGGTCGACTTCGAGGTGTCCACAGTGGTGGTGGCCTCGAACGACGTGAAGAAGCCCACCTTCTCGTACGCCAACGAGGGCTCGGTCGACCGGAACGGCTTCACGTCGTACTTCGTCACGGTGCCGGAGGGTGCCAAGGCGCTCCAGGTGAACCTCTCCGGGATCGCCACCGGTTCGCAGACCCGCTTCATCGCGATCAACCCGCTGGGTGTGCCGGTGGAGGCGACCACGAGCACCGTCTGCTACACCAACTTCTCCGACGTCAACGTCTGCAAGCCGCAGGAGCGTGACTACCAGAACCCGCTTCCCGGGGTCTGGGAGATCGAGGTGGAGTCGCGGCGCACGTCCCCGGCGCTGAACAACCCGTTCAAGCTCCAGGCGCGGGTGCAGGGCCTGACGGTCGAGCCGGCGCTGGTCGAGCTGCCCAGTGTCGAGGCCGGCGAGCCGACCCCGGTGAGCTGGAAGGTCACCAACGCCTTCGGCCCGGTCTCGGTCAGCGGCCGCAGCGGCGCGCTGACCGGTGTGCGGACCGAGCGTCCGACCATCACCGAGGGCGGTCCCAACCAGGAGTGGACCGTCGAGATCCCGGCGGGTACGTCGACGTTCACCGCCCGGATCGGCAACCCCGCGAACGCGGGCGCCGACCTGGACCTGTTCGTCTACCGGGGTACCACCGAGGTCGGCCGGGCGGCCGACGGTGACTCGGAGGAGGCGGTCACGCTGAACAACCCGCCGGCCGGCACCTACCGCGTCGTGGTGGAGCCGTACGGGGTCGACGGGCCGGGGACCAGCACCGCCTACGACTACTACGACGCGTTCGCGTCCGCGTCGCTGGGCACGATCACCGCTCCGGCCGTCGCGGTGCCGCTGATGCACGGCGAGTCGGCCACCATCACCGGCACGGTGACCGCGGTGGCCGTTCCGGCCGACGGGCGTCAGCTCTCCGGTGAGCTGGCGATCGTCACCACCGAGGGTGCGATCGTGGGTCGCGGCAACGTGTCCATCGGGGCTGTGAACTGA
- the ppc gene encoding phosphoenolpyruvate carboxylase — MTDQHDHDGPDAALRADIRRLGTLLGQTLARQEGRPLLDLVEEIRAQVRSDAPAAAQRLGGLDVTTGTKLARAFSTYFHLANITEQVHRARDLRRRRAVQGGWLDQAAKMIAERGVPAEEIANAARRLAVRPVFTAHPTEAARRSILSKLRAIADELDTETANAILYGASDEGPANRRLAELLDLMWQTDELRLDRPDPTDEARNAIYYLRDLYAEAAPQVLDDLADTLRTLGVETSPTARPLSFGTWIGGDRDGNPFVTPAVTREVLTIQHEHGIAATEKAMDHLINEVSVSRRLRGVSLDLSASLAADLDALPEVAQRFRRVNAEEPYRLKARCVKAKLANTRLRLRQGTAHVPGRDYRGSAELIADLDLLRASLARNSGQLTAVGRLASTIRTVSAFGLHLATMDVREHAEAHHAVLAQLYEAVGEVSDYPALTRLERTKLLADELTGRRPLSTVDTSLSEPARKTFDVFGTIREAQDRFGAEVIESYIISMTLGVDDVLAAVVLAREAGLVDVHSGRARVGFVPLLETPAELNAGGELLDELLSLPAYRALVTARGDVQEVMLGYSDSNKEAGITTSQWSIHRAQRALRDVAARHGVHLRLFHGRGGTVGRGGGPTHEAILAQPYGTMDGAIKVTEQGEVISDKYTLPSLARENLELTLAAVLQATLLHTAPRQPAEMLERWDATMDVVSESAFRSYRSLVEDPDLPAYFWASTPTELLGALNIGSRPAKRPNTGAGLSGLRAIPWVFGWTQTRQIVPGWFGVGSGLAAAREAGLADVLAEMHRNWHFFRTFLSNVEMMLTKTDLSIARRYVETLVPKKLHPIFEQIEQEYELTKREVLAVTASPALLENSPVLQRTLAVRDTYLEPLHHLQVALLRQYRESGAAGRAIATAPGGRRAPSDGTALERALLTTVNGIAAGMRNTG, encoded by the coding sequence GTGACCGACCAGCATGACCATGACGGCCCGGACGCCGCACTGCGCGCCGACATCCGCCGACTCGGCACCCTGCTCGGCCAGACCCTGGCCCGCCAGGAGGGTCGCCCGCTGCTCGACCTCGTCGAGGAGATCCGGGCCCAGGTCCGCTCCGACGCACCGGCGGCCGCCCAGCGCCTCGGCGGGCTCGACGTGACCACCGGCACCAAGCTGGCCCGCGCCTTCTCCACCTACTTCCACCTGGCCAACATCACCGAGCAGGTGCACCGTGCGCGGGACCTGCGCCGCCGCCGCGCGGTGCAGGGCGGCTGGCTGGACCAGGCCGCCAAGATGATCGCCGAGCGCGGGGTGCCGGCGGAGGAGATCGCCAACGCGGCTCGCCGGCTGGCGGTGCGACCGGTCTTCACCGCGCACCCGACCGAGGCGGCCCGCCGCTCGATCCTGTCCAAGCTGCGGGCGATCGCCGACGAGTTGGACACCGAGACCGCCAACGCGATCCTCTACGGCGCCAGCGACGAGGGCCCGGCCAACCGCCGGCTGGCCGAGTTGCTGGACCTGATGTGGCAGACCGACGAGCTGCGGCTGGACCGGCCGGACCCGACCGACGAGGCCCGCAACGCGATCTACTACCTGCGCGACCTGTACGCCGAGGCCGCCCCGCAGGTGCTCGACGACCTGGCCGACACGTTGCGCACGCTCGGCGTGGAGACCTCACCGACGGCCCGGCCGTTGAGCTTCGGCACCTGGATCGGCGGCGACCGCGACGGCAACCCGTTCGTCACCCCGGCGGTCACCCGCGAGGTGCTGACCATCCAGCACGAGCACGGCATCGCGGCCACCGAGAAGGCGATGGACCATCTCATCAACGAGGTCTCGGTGTCCCGCCGACTGCGCGGGGTGTCCCTTGACCTCTCCGCCAGCCTCGCCGCCGACCTGGACGCGCTGCCCGAGGTGGCGCAGCGCTTCCGCCGGGTCAACGCCGAGGAGCCGTACCGGCTCAAGGCGCGCTGCGTGAAGGCGAAGCTCGCCAACACCCGGCTGAGGTTGCGTCAGGGCACCGCGCACGTGCCCGGACGGGACTACCGGGGCTCCGCCGAGCTGATCGCCGACCTGGACCTGCTGCGCGCCTCGCTGGCGCGCAACTCCGGGCAGCTCACCGCGGTCGGCCGGCTGGCCTCCACCATCCGTACGGTCTCCGCGTTCGGCCTGCACCTGGCCACCATGGACGTCCGGGAACACGCCGAGGCGCACCACGCGGTGCTCGCGCAGCTCTACGAGGCGGTCGGCGAGGTCTCCGACTACCCGGCGCTGACCCGGCTGGAACGCACCAAGCTGCTCGCCGACGAGCTGACCGGCCGCCGCCCCCTGTCGACAGTGGACACCTCGTTGTCCGAGCCGGCCCGCAAGACGTTCGACGTGTTCGGGACGATCCGGGAGGCCCAGGACCGGTTCGGCGCCGAGGTGATCGAGTCGTACATCATCTCGATGACACTGGGTGTCGACGACGTGCTGGCCGCCGTGGTGCTGGCCCGCGAGGCCGGCCTGGTGGACGTGCACAGCGGGCGGGCCCGCGTCGGCTTCGTACCGCTCCTGGAGACCCCGGCCGAGCTGAACGCCGGCGGTGAACTCCTCGACGAACTGCTGTCGCTGCCCGCGTACCGGGCGCTGGTGACGGCCCGGGGCGACGTGCAGGAGGTCATGCTCGGCTACTCCGACTCGAACAAGGAGGCCGGGATCACCACCAGCCAGTGGTCGATCCACCGGGCGCAGCGCGCGCTGCGTGACGTGGCCGCCCGGCACGGCGTGCACCTGCGGCTGTTCCACGGCCGGGGCGGCACTGTCGGGCGCGGCGGAGGGCCGACGCACGAGGCGATCCTGGCGCAGCCGTACGGCACCATGGACGGCGCGATCAAGGTGACCGAGCAGGGCGAGGTGATCTCCGACAAGTACACCCTGCCCTCGCTGGCCCGGGAGAACCTGGAGCTCACCCTCGCCGCGGTGCTCCAGGCGACCCTGTTGCACACCGCGCCCCGGCAGCCGGCCGAGATGTTGGAGCGCTGGGACGCGACGATGGACGTGGTCTCTGAGTCGGCGTTCCGGTCCTACCGGTCGCTCGTCGAGGACCCGGACCTGCCGGCGTACTTCTGGGCGTCCACCCCCACCGAACTGCTCGGTGCGCTGAACATCGGCTCCCGGCCGGCGAAGCGTCCGAACACCGGTGCCGGGCTGTCCGGGCTGCGGGCCATCCCGTGGGTGTTCGGCTGGACGCAGACCCGGCAGATCGTGCCGGGCTGGTTCGGCGTCGGCTCCGGGCTGGCCGCCGCCCGGGAGGCCGGGCTGGCGGACGTGCTGGCCGAGATGCACCGCAACTGGCACTTCTTCCGCACGTTCCTGTCGAACGTCGAGATGATGCTGACCAAGACCGACCTGAGCATCGCCCGCCGGTACGTCGAGACGCTGGTGCCGAAGAAGCTGCACCCGATCTTCGAGCAGATCGAGCAGGAGTACGAGCTGACCAAGCGGGAGGTGCTGGCGGTCACCGCCTCACCGGCCCTGCTGGAGAACTCGCCGGTGCTCCAGCGCACGCTGGCCGTCCGCGACACCTACCTGGAGCCGCTGCACCACCTTCAGGTGGCGCTGCTGCGGCAGTACCGGGAGTCGGGCGCCGCCGGGCGGGCGATCGCTACCGCCCCGGGCGGCCGACGGGCACCGAGCGACGGCACCGCCCTGGAACGCGCTCTGCTCACCACCGTGAACGGCATCGCCGCCGGAATGCGCAACACCGGCTGA
- the xseA gene encoding exodeoxyribonuclease VII large subunit, protein MSEGGRVGSGGASSGASSAEEPWPVRVVSQKVGAWIAKLGWVWVDGQVAQISRRPGASTVFLTLRDPSADLSLTVTTNRDVLDSGAPELREGARVVLHAKPEFYAARGTLSLRADEIRQVGLGELLARLEKLKKLLAAEGLFDRARKRRLPFLPGRIGLITGRASAAERDVLTNARRRWPAVEFRTVNVAVQGPSAVPQIVDALKVLDADPSIDVIIIARGGGGIEDLLPFSDEALCRAVFGCRTPVVSAIGHETDAPLIDYVADVRASTPTDAAKRVVPDLTEEVRLIGQARHRLERAVRNLVDRETHRLDGLRSRPVLARPQVMVEHRATELTALRQRAGRCLEHRLAAAEDDLRHTLARLRALSPAATLDRGYAIVQRADGHVVRAAAEVGKGDPLRVRLADGELAATVDG, encoded by the coding sequence GTGAGCGAGGGTGGGCGGGTGGGGAGCGGCGGGGCCAGTAGTGGGGCCAGCAGTGCTGAGGAGCCTTGGCCGGTACGGGTGGTCAGCCAGAAGGTGGGGGCCTGGATCGCCAAGCTGGGCTGGGTCTGGGTGGACGGACAGGTGGCCCAGATCAGCCGTCGCCCCGGAGCCAGCACGGTCTTCCTCACCCTGCGCGACCCGTCGGCCGACCTGAGCCTGACCGTCACCACCAACCGGGACGTCCTGGACTCCGGCGCGCCGGAGCTGCGCGAGGGCGCCCGCGTGGTGCTGCACGCCAAGCCGGAGTTCTACGCCGCCCGGGGCACGCTGAGCCTGCGGGCCGACGAGATCCGCCAGGTGGGGCTGGGCGAGCTGCTGGCCCGACTGGAGAAGCTGAAGAAGCTGCTCGCCGCCGAAGGGCTCTTCGACCGCGCCCGCAAGCGTCGCCTGCCGTTCCTGCCCGGCCGGATCGGGCTCATCACCGGTCGCGCGTCGGCCGCGGAGCGGGACGTGCTGACCAACGCCCGACGGCGCTGGCCGGCGGTGGAGTTCCGGACGGTCAACGTGGCGGTGCAGGGCCCGTCGGCGGTGCCACAGATCGTCGACGCGCTCAAGGTGCTGGACGCCGACCCGAGCATCGACGTGATCATCATTGCCCGGGGTGGCGGCGGCATCGAGGACCTGCTGCCCTTCTCCGACGAGGCGCTCTGCCGGGCGGTGTTCGGCTGTCGTACACCGGTGGTCAGCGCGATCGGCCACGAGACGGACGCCCCACTGATCGACTACGTGGCCGACGTCCGTGCCTCCACCCCGACCGACGCGGCCAAGCGGGTCGTCCCCGACCTCACCGAGGAGGTACGCCTCATCGGTCAGGCCCGGCACCGCCTCGAACGGGCGGTGCGCAACCTGGTCGACCGGGAGACGCACCGGCTCGACGGGCTGCGTTCCCGGCCGGTGCTGGCCCGGCCCCAGGTGATGGTGGAGCATCGGGCGACCGAACTGACCGCGTTGCGCCAGCGGGCCGGCCGCTGCCTGGAGCACCGGCTCGCCGCCGCCGAGGATGACCTGCGGCACACCCTCGCGCGGCTGCGCGCCCTCTCCCCCGCCGCCACCCTCGACCGGGGGTACGCGATCGTGCAGCGCGCGGACGGCCACGTGGTCCGCGCTGCGGCGGAGGTCGGCAAGGGCGACCCGCTGCGGGTGCGACTGGCCGACGGCGAGTTGGCCGCCACTGTCGATGGCTGA